The Pseudanabaena sp. ABRG5-3 genome includes the window TACGGAATCGGTCTAACTAGCGCAAAAAAAATCTTAGCAGCTACCAAAATAAACCCCGATACGCGGGTTAAAGAACTTACTGACGTTGAAGTAACGACTTTACGCCAAGAGGTAGAATCCAACTTTCAAGTAGAAGGCGATCTGCGTCGTCTCGAAGGTTTAAGCATCAAACGCCTAGTAGACATCGGCTGCTACAGAGGTCGTAGACATCGTATGGGACTTCCTGTGCGTGGACAACGTACCCGTACCAATGCTCGTACCCGTCGTGGCGGTCGTCGCACTGTTGCAGGTAAGAAGAAGGCTCCAGGTAAGAAGTAATTAAGGATTAGTACGAAACTATGGCTCGTCAAACAACACGTAGAACTGGCGCACGCAAGAATAAGCGTAATGTCCCTAATGGAGTCGCTTACATCCAGTCTACTTTCAACAACACTATCGTCACGATTGCTGACACCGTAGGCGATGTAATTTCTTGGTCTTCGGCTGGTGCGAGTGGCTTTAAGGGCGCAAAGAAGGGTACTCCATTTGCCGCGCAAACTGCTGCCGAATCTGCTGCCAGAAGAGCGATCGAGCAAGGAATGCGCCAAGTTGAAGTGATGGTTACAGGACCTGGATCTGGTCGTGAAACCGCAGTCAGAGCTTTACAAGCTGCTGGTTTGGAAATCACTTTGATTCGTGATATTACCCCCATCCCTCATAATGGTTGTCGTCCTCCCAAGCGCAGACGTGTTTAATATCAATTACGAATTAGCAATTACGAATTAACAATTAAATTCGTAATTCATAATTTTTGAATTCCCTAGTAATTAAAAATTAAATTCGTAATTCGTAATTTGTAATTTCTCAATTTTCCCCTTTGATTTTCGTTTACTCTTGCAGACTAAGTCGGTACAAATATGGCACAGTTTCAGGTTGAGTGCGTTGCATCCCACACAGAAAAAGACAATAGCCAGTACAGCCAATTTGTACTGGAACCACTAGATCGGGGGCAAGGCATTACCATTGGAAATGCGCTCAGACGGGTATTGCTCTCCAATCTTGAGGGTGCGGCCGTCACTGCTGTTCGCATTGCTGGTGTCAACCATGAGTTTGCGACAATTCCAGGCGTGCGGGAAGACGTTTTGGATTTAATGCTCAACCTGAAGGAACTAGTGTTGAAGTCTTATAGCTCAGCACCACAGATCATTCGACTGGTAGAGCGTGGTCCAAAACTAGTCACGGCAACTAGTTTTCATTCTTTGCCATCAGACATCGAAATCGTTAACCCTAACCAATACATTGCTACCCTCAGTGAGGGGGCAACTTTGGAAATGGAACTAACAATTGAGCGTGGTAAAGGTTATCGTTCCGTAGACCGCTCTAAAGAAGATCACAGTTCTCCCATTGATACACTCAAAATTGATGCTGTGTTTATGCCTGTGCGTAAGGTCAAGTATGAGATTAGGGACGCTCGGATCGGTGATGCGATCAATAAAGAGAGTCTCCAAATTGATATTTGGACTAATGGCAGCATTACACCTCAAGAAGCGCTTAGCCAAGCCGCTAGTGTCTTAGTGAGTTTATTCTCTCCCTTGCAAGAAATCACCCTTGCGCCTTCACTGCCCCAAGAGCGTGATGAGCAAGATGAGACGAAGCAAATTCACATTGAAGAATTGCAACTGTCGGTCAGAGCTTACAACTGTCTCAAACGTGCACAGATTAATACTGTGGCGGATTTGCTGGAGTACACTCAAGACGATCTACTAGAGATCAAAAACTTCGGGCAGAAGTCGGCTGAGGAAGTTATGGATGCGCTCAAGCAGCATCTAGGCTTGACCTTGACCGAATCTAAGTCTTCTAAAGTTTTATAAGAGTATCTCTATAAAAGTTCTATAAAAATGGCAATATTTGCAGCTCCGTGCTTCGCAAATATTGCATTAAACATCCATCTAGTACACACCTATGCGTCATCGTTGTAAAACACCCCAGCTTAATAAGGCTGCTGATCAGCGCAAAGCTCTCCTACGGGCTTTGACTACTGAGTTAATCCTCAGAGGCGAAATTAAGACCACTAGAGCAAGAGCTAATGCTGTTCGCACCACTGCCGATCACATCATTACCCTTGCTAAAAATGGTTCTTTGCACGCTCGTCGCCAAGCGATCGCCTATTTATACGATATCTCGGTTAAGGATGGCGAACCCGTAAGCGATCGCGTCCAAACTAAGACAAAACAAGAGAAATTACCTGAAGAAGAGCGCGTAACTAGCTTAGTAGACTTACTGTTTAGCCAAGCTAAAGAACGTTATGCTGATCGTAATGGTGGTTATACCCGTATCGTTCGCACAGTCAGTCGTCGTGGCGATAATGCCGAAATCGCGATTTTGCAACTGGTATAAGCAGGTAAATGCCTGAGATGCCAGAGATGATTTTGTCTGCTGATTCTGAGTCTGTCCGTCGTGTAGCTTTAGCTATTCAATATCTAGGTACACATTATTACGGATGGCAAAGGCAGCCAAATCATACCTCAGTGCAGCAAACGATTGAAGAAGCGATAGCTAAGATTTGCGGTAAACCAACCGTTGTGCATAGTGCAGGTAGAACTGACACAGGTGTTCATGCTGCTGCTCAGGTAGCACATTTTGATACTTCGAGTGTGATTCCAGCTCAGAAATGGGCAAAAGTCCTCAACAGCTACTTGCCAGAGGATATCTTGATCTTTGGCTCGACGGAGGTTGCCTCTGACTGGCACGCAAGATTTTCGGCGACATGGCGACGTTATCGGTACACGATTTACACCGCACCAATCCCGAATTTATTTGTAAGGCAGTTTAGTTGGCACTACTACCATGAACGCCTTAATGAACAGCTTATCCATCAAGCCTTACAGCCAATGCTCGGCGAACAAGATATGGCTGCATTTCAAAGAGCAGGTTCAAGTCGTCCCCATAGTCGTCTTGAGGTTCAAGAAGCACTATGTTGGCGAGATGGTGATTTTGTCCATGTGGAAGTTCAGGCGAGTGGTTTTCTTTATGGCATGATTCGTCTGCTAGTAGGACAGCTAATCGATGTGGGGCGTTCGCGTCTCAGTGTCGAAGCCTTCACTAGTAGATGGCAGGAAAAGCGCCGTATCGAAGTTAAATACGCAGCACCACCGCAAGGACTCTGCTTATTGGCGATCGGCTACGCCGACAACCCATTCGCTGAGTTCGCATCGCGCAAGCAAACTTTGGGCTTAACAAATGATCGGGCGATTAGCTTGATTTGATGCTTAAAGCTCAATTTTTCCAAGATAAAAATTTGATAGATAAATTTCGCTTGTAGAGAAACTAATGACTACAACTACACTCACTCCTAATAAAAGCTACTTACCTAAAGATCCAGATCGTAAGTGGTATGTTATCGATGCGGAAGGTCAGCGCCTCGGGCGGCTTGCTAGCGCGATCGCGGTAATCTTGCGCGGTAAAGATAAGCCCATCTATACGCCCCACTTAGATACTGGCGATTTCGTCGTTGTAATCAATGCCGAAAAAATTGCTGTAACTGGTAAAAAATCAACTCAAAAGCTATACAGAAGACATTCTGGTCGTCCAGGTGGGATGAAGACTGAAACTTTTGATAAGGTAATCGCCCGCGTACCTGAGCGTGTTCTTGAACATGCTGTTAAAGGGATGTTGCCCAAGAATACCCTCGGTCGTCAGCTTTTCACCAAGCTCAAGGTTTACAAGGGTGCGAGCCATCCCCATGAGGCTCAACAGCCCGAAACCTTGGTCATCAACACCATTCCATCGCAGAAGTAGGAGAAATAACCGATGTCAGATACTGAACGTTCTAATCGTGCTGTGTATTGGGGTACTGGTCGCCGTAAGACTGCGATCGCCCGTGTACGCCTCGTCCCCGGTGAAGGCAAAATCGTAATCAACGGCAAGCCCGGTGATTTGTATTTGCAATTCAACCCTAGCTACATTTCAGGTGTGAAGGCTCCTTTGGAAACCTTAGGCTTGGAAAATGAGTACGATGTTTTAGTTAATGCTCATGGTGGTGGTGTCACAGGTCAAGCTGATGCAATTCGCTTAGGCGTTGCTCGTGCTTTGGTTGAGCTTGCTCCCGAAAATCGTAAGCCCCTCAAAGTAGAAGGCTATCTCACCCGTGATCCTCGTTCTAAGGAACGTAAGAAATACGGACTTAAGAAAGCTCGTAAGGCTCCTCAATACTCGAAACGGTAATCAATCAATTACAAAAAAAGAGGTGGTACTTTGTACCACCTCTTTTTTTCTCAAACAGAAGAGTTGGTGCAAAGCACCAACTCTTTTCTGCTTTTTAAGCGCGAACTTCGGCAAAAATCTTATTGAGAATATCTTGTGCCCCCTTAGATTTGAGGTCATCAGCTAATTCTGCACCGATCGCTTCGGGATTAGTGAGATCGCCAGTTACTTCACCTCTGACTAGGGTTTTACCATCAAGGCTTGCCACAATTCCCTTCAGGGTTAGCTTGTCGCCATTGATAGCAGTATGGACACCAATGGGAACTTGGCAACCACCTTCGAGTTCACGGAGGAAAGAGCGCTCAGCAAGACAACGTTGAGTGGTGGGATAGTGGATGATTGGGGTAAACAAAGCCAAAATGTCAGGATCTTCGGCGCGGCACTCGATGCCTAATGCTCCCTGTCCAACGGCATGGAGAGAAATTTCAGAATCAATGACCTCATGTACGCGATCGCCCATGCCTAGACGACGTAAACCTGCGGCAGCCAGAATCAAGGCATCATATTCGCCAGAATCGAGCTTTTGGAGACGGGTATTTAAGTTACCACGGACATCTTTAAAGGTGAGATGAGGATAGTAATGGCGGAGCTGGGCGAGACGACGTAAAGAAGATGTACCGACAACAGTACCCGCAGGCAAAGTTGCGAGGGTTTTGTCCTTTAGCTTTTCATGGACAACTAGGGCATCGGCAGGATCTTCTCGCTCAGTCACTGCGCCGAGGATCAGACCTTCAGGTAACTTAGTTGGTAAATCTTTGAGGCTATGTACTGCGAGATCTGACTCTCTGGTCAGCATAGATACTTCTAACTCTTTGGTAAATAAGCCTTTATCACCAATTTTAGCGAGAGCTACGTCAAGGATCTTATCGCCCTGTGTACTCATGGTGACGACTTCAAACTGGCGATCGGGGTGTGCTTTGCTTAGTTCCGCTTGTACCCAATGCGTTTGTACCAGTGCTAGCTGACTTTTGCGAGAACTAATGCGAACTGTTGAGGATGCAACCATAGGACAAAGGGTGAATGATTAAAAAAGTTTTGTGGGTGAAAGTGGCAAGGTGAGATTTTTAAGATATAAAAAGATTATAAAAATCGAAGTAAAAGCACCATTTTCTATTCAAACAGGTTTTGCTACGGTTTCGATGCGATCGCCTGCTTGCAAAATGTAAAGAATTCTTACCTGAGTCAAATCGCTGCCCTAGGGCAGCGATTTGGTTTAATTGCGGACAGCCTCAAGTAGGCGTGAGAAATAAAA containing:
- the rpsK gene encoding 30S ribosomal protein S11 encodes the protein MARQTTRRTGARKNKRNVPNGVAYIQSTFNNTIVTIADTVGDVISWSSAGASGFKGAKKGTPFAAQTAAESAARRAIEQGMRQVEVMVTGPGSGRETAVRALQAAGLEITLIRDITPIPHNGCRPPKRRRV
- a CDS encoding DNA-directed RNA polymerase subunit alpha, producing the protein MAQFQVECVASHTEKDNSQYSQFVLEPLDRGQGITIGNALRRVLLSNLEGAAVTAVRIAGVNHEFATIPGVREDVLDLMLNLKELVLKSYSSAPQIIRLVERGPKLVTATSFHSLPSDIEIVNPNQYIATLSEGATLEMELTIERGKGYRSVDRSKEDHSSPIDTLKIDAVFMPVRKVKYEIRDARIGDAINKESLQIDIWTNGSITPQEALSQAASVLVSLFSPLQEITLAPSLPQERDEQDETKQIHIEELQLSVRAYNCLKRAQINTVADLLEYTQDDLLEIKNFGQKSAEEVMDALKQHLGLTLTESKSSKVL
- the rplM gene encoding 50S ribosomal protein L13 — protein: MTTTTLTPNKSYLPKDPDRKWYVIDAEGQRLGRLASAIAVILRGKDKPIYTPHLDTGDFVVVINAEKIAVTGKKSTQKLYRRHSGRPGGMKTETFDKVIARVPERVLEHAVKGMLPKNTLGRQLFTKLKVYKGASHPHEAQQPETLVINTIPSQK
- the rpsM gene encoding 30S ribosomal protein S13 gives rise to the protein MARIAGVDLPRDKRIEIGLTYIYGIGLTSAKKILAATKINPDTRVKELTDVEVTTLRQEVESNFQVEGDLRRLEGLSIKRLVDIGCYRGRRHRMGLPVRGQRTRTNARTRRGGRRTVAGKKKAPGKK
- the hemC gene encoding hydroxymethylbilane synthase; the encoded protein is MVASSTVRISSRKSQLALVQTHWVQAELSKAHPDRQFEVVTMSTQGDKILDVALAKIGDKGLFTKELEVSMLTRESDLAVHSLKDLPTKLPEGLILGAVTEREDPADALVVHEKLKDKTLATLPAGTVVGTSSLRRLAQLRHYYPHLTFKDVRGNLNTRLQKLDSGEYDALILAAAGLRRLGMGDRVHEVIDSEISLHAVGQGALGIECRAEDPDILALFTPIIHYPTTQRCLAERSFLRELEGGCQVPIGVHTAINGDKLTLKGIVASLDGKTLVRGEVTGDLTNPEAIGAELADDLKSKGAQDILNKIFAEVRA
- the truA gene encoding tRNA pseudouridine(38-40) synthase TruA; translated protein: MPEMPEMILSADSESVRRVALAIQYLGTHYYGWQRQPNHTSVQQTIEEAIAKICGKPTVVHSAGRTDTGVHAAAQVAHFDTSSVIPAQKWAKVLNSYLPEDILIFGSTEVASDWHARFSATWRRYRYTIYTAPIPNLFVRQFSWHYYHERLNEQLIHQALQPMLGEQDMAAFQRAGSSRPHSRLEVQEALCWRDGDFVHVEVQASGFLYGMIRLLVGQLIDVGRSRLSVEAFTSRWQEKRRIEVKYAAPPQGLCLLAIGYADNPFAEFASRKQTLGLTNDRAISLI
- the rplQ gene encoding 50S ribosomal protein L17, with the protein product MRHRCKTPQLNKAADQRKALLRALTTELILRGEIKTTRARANAVRTTADHIITLAKNGSLHARRQAIAYLYDISVKDGEPVSDRVQTKTKQEKLPEEERVTSLVDLLFSQAKERYADRNGGYTRIVRTVSRRGDNAEIAILQLV
- the rpsI gene encoding 30S ribosomal protein S9 yields the protein MSDTERSNRAVYWGTGRRKTAIARVRLVPGEGKIVINGKPGDLYLQFNPSYISGVKAPLETLGLENEYDVLVNAHGGGVTGQADAIRLGVARALVELAPENRKPLKVEGYLTRDPRSKERKKYGLKKARKAPQYSKR